The genomic segment CTGCACGTCTTCGGGCGAATCGTAGAATCGGGTCGAGGGCAGGTGAGCCTCGAAGGCGGCGACCTTGCCCAGCGTCCGGTGAACGGTCCACTTGTTGCGAAGCGGCCGGTTCAGGAACGTCAGGTGCCCGTATTTCCGCCTGAAGGCAAGCAAGCGCTGGAATCTCGGGCTGCGCTGGATTCGGCAGCGGTCGTAGATCAGCTGCGGGAAACGGACCCACTTGCGTTCCCAGGATCGGGAATCGGGGCTGTAAAACATCGCGAAAATGCGGTCGCCCGCCTCGTCGACGTCGTCCGGCGTGAAGACGAATACGGAGAGACCGAGCTTGCGTCCGATCACGGTCATGCGCGCATAGACGGACTTTTCCTCCAGCATCTTGCGTTCGTTCAAGTACAGCGTCAATATGCCAAGCGTCGGCTGCGCCGCCACGTTCGTCACCTCGGTTGGGAATCTGCCGCAAGGGCAAGCGTTCCGGCTTTACTGTCGCTTGACGGCCTTACCTTCGCTCCTGGCTGCGCCGCCGATGAATATATTGGCCGTATTGAAAAATGCGCTCGAGCGACTTTTTGCGTATATGCGGCTCATCGAATTTCATCGGCTTGGAGTTCGCTTCGAAAAACCACAGATGTCCATCCTCGTCGACGCCAAGGTCCATGGACATTTCGAACAGACGGCTGTGAGAGGAGCGCTCGATCCGTTCCGCCAGTACGAGCACGGTTTGGCGGACCTTCGTGAATACCTGCTGCGCCTTTTCGGGTCCGAACACGGCAGCGAGCAGCCGCTCCGGGTCCTCGATCGAGCCGCCTCGCGGCACATGTGTCGTGATGCTCGAGGAGCCTGCCATTCTTGCGCCGATGCCGGTCAGCTCCCAGGCGCCGTCCGCGTTTTTCTGCACGAGTGCGCGCAGGTCGAAGGGACGGCCGTTCACTTTCGCAAGCGAGATGCCCTGCTGGGCGATATACGGCTCGGATTGGGTTTTCGTATTGGCGCGCACCCGCAGCCAAAGCCGGTTCAGCGTCGAGCAGTGGTACGTGTTGCTTCCTTTTTCGTCCTGCACCTGCAGACGGTAAGGGAGGTTTTTTTCCGGCGAGATCTTGACCGTCATGATCCCGACGCCCGCTTTGCCCATGACCGGCTTGAGATACACGAGCGGATAACGCTTCAGCATGCCGGACAGCACCGTCTGCTCGGTCAGCCGCTTCGTCTCGGGGACGAAGCCGCGCGTCGTTTTATACTGGCTCAGCCATTTGAACAAGGACCATTTATTGAAGAAGCGCCGATTGAAAAACGCCATGTCGGGCTGGCTGGCGATCCGCGCCAGCTTTTTGCGCACCCAGGGCAATCTCTCATCCTCGCGGAGCGGAATGCGATTGTATACGAGCGTCGGCCGGGGGAACCAGGATTTGAGCCATATGTCCTTCGAAGGATTGTACGTGAAGCCCAGCACGCGAGGCGCGCTAAGCTTCAGATTCCGGACGGTTACGACGTAAGTCAGGAAGCCTTGGTCCTCGCCGGTCTTCAGCAGGTCCGCGAAGTTCTGTCGGTTGCCTCGAAACAACTGCAGGTCGTCGTCGATCGTCAAGATCGCGAGGACGGGCTTCTCCTGCGCCTGCACGTTTGCGCTTCCCGGCGTCACGGCAAGCACGCCCGGTTCTGCGCCGGCTGGTCGTAGCATCAGGACTCATCCTTCCTGCGGAATTTGCTGAGATACAGACAGTGGTCCAGAATATATTCAAGCGAGGCTTTGCCCTGCTCTTTAAGCGCGGGGTGCTTGAAAATCGAACGTCCGGGCTTCGCGTTCGCCTCGAACATCCAGATCTCCCCGTCCTTGTCGATGCCGATATCGAGCCCGAGCTCGCCGAGCGTATGCGAATAGTTGCGCTCGATCGCTTCGGAGAGCTTCACGGCCGCGTCCTTGGCATTTTGCAGCACTTCGGACGAGCGGTCTCCGAACGTCCGGCTTAGCGCCTGTTCGGGCGTCATGAGCTGCCCGCCGTTTTTAACGTGTGTGGTTACGCTCCCGCGGCCCGCTTTTTTGGCGCCGATGCCGGCGACAACCCAACGGTTGTCGCCGTTTTTATGCATGTGGAAGCGGAAATCGATCGGACAGTGGTCGATCTCGATCAGGCGGATCCCCTGCTGCACGACATAACCGGACAGACGCGCGCCGTGGCGCGCTCTCAGCATGCGGATCAGGCTCGCGAAGCTGGTGAACCGGAGCAGGA from the Cohnella hashimotonis genome contains:
- a CDS encoding YheC/YheD family protein encodes the protein MLRPAGAEPGVLAVTPGSANVQAQEKPVLAILTIDDDLQLFRGNRQNFADLLKTGEDQGFLTYVVTVRNLKLSAPRVLGFTYNPSKDIWLKSWFPRPTLVYNRIPLREDERLPWVRKKLARIASQPDMAFFNRRFFNKWSLFKWLSQYKTTRGFVPETKRLTEQTVLSGMLKRYPLVYLKPVMGKAGVGIMTVKISPEKNLPYRLQVQDEKGSNTYHCSTLNRLWLRVRANTKTQSEPYIAQQGISLAKVNGRPFDLRALVQKNADGAWELTGIGARMAGSSSITTHVPRGGSIEDPERLLAAVFGPEKAQQVFTKVRQTVLVLAERIERSSHSRLFEMSMDLGVDEDGHLWFFEANSKPMKFDEPHIRKKSLERIFQYGQYIHRRRSQERR